The nucleotide window GATTGCCGTTGGCGTCCTGGATACGGATACCCTTACCAGTTTCGATGATCGTCGGCTCGCCAAACTTACCAGTCGCAAAGTCCTTGAGATGCGTGAAGGGATGCAGGACGCTGTTTTTGTCTTTTTCGCTAATTTCTTTGATATTGATTGCCATTGTGCACCACTCTCTGTTCAAGCTGCGAGGTTCGCAAAGCAGACGTATTTGAGCTCAACGAGACCGCACGTTGAGTCTTGATGGACGAGGTCGGCCGCTTCCATCAGCCCAGATAGATGCGGCCAACGAACTTTGAGGCAACGATCGCCTGCACGCCCATATTCGCGTAGGCGCATGGACCGGGCGTCGCACACATGGACCAAAGCGGCGCGCCCACCCTCCGATTCATCGGTGGCCACAAGGATTTCCTGCTCATCAGAAGGGAACGATGACCATACTCTTTCCAAACGCCTCCTCTCTTGCACTCAACACGCCTTTCACTTACGCCAGCAAGCACAACAGTCGCCGCGAAGGTTACCCCGCGCAGGCTTACTCCTTCCGGCGGCGCGGGCACCGGCTGCTGAATAGATTGAAAGACCATCTGTAAGTCCGGCACGCCCCTTTTGTTGAAATGCCTATGCATTCAGGATACTGATGTGACGCACATATTTGCATCGTATCTCCTGTCGGTCGGAGGATTTCCTGCATCGTACAGGCAGTTGGCGCTGCGATTCACCCCAAGGCTGGAGCCGTTATGCAGTATGATCGAACAGACGCCCGCATCCTCGAGATCGTGCAAAAGAACAACCGTCTAACTTCCGAGGTGATTGGTGAAATGGCAGGGCTTTCTGCTACTGCGTGTCAACGACGCCTGAAGCGGCTTCGTTCAGATGGTATCATTGAGGCCGACGTCTCGATCGTCTCACCAAAAGCCGTAGGAAGACCTCTTCAGATGCTCGTGCTAGTGAGCCTCGAACGGGAGCGCACGGATATAATCGATAGGTTCAAGAAGGCCATCAAATCGTCAGCTGAAGTCGTCAACGGGTTTTACGTCACCGGCGAAGCTGACTTTGTCCTCTACGTCACAGCGCGCACCATGGACGATTATGAGCAGTTCACGCGTCGCTTCTTCTATGAGAATCCAAACATCAAGGGCTTTAAGACGATGGTTATTGTGGACCGTGTAAAGGTGGGCTTTGCAATTCCAATTGAGTCTCCAGAGGATTGAACAAGGCTGATACGACATCTTGCTCGACAGAGTGACGCGTTTGTGCGCTTTTTCACCGCTCACTCGCATAGAAAGCGAGAAACCAGCATTCTCGCTGCTGTAGTTTTTGCTGCGTCGATAGTCTAAGAGCTCTCTTCAGATTTCGCGCGTGGCGGTGAGCTTCGAACAAGCGAGGATCGCGTCTCATTCGTTACGGCACAAAAATAGCGACATCACATCGAATCACCGTGACGTCAATGTCACGTTCACAACGTTACGCAATCGGCATGAGCTTTTTCCAACTCAAGCGCCTGACCTAGCAGACGTGCAGTATTCGGGCGCAGCGATTCTGTTCCAATCACGGCACACCATGGGACTTCTTCCCGACGATGGCCCTACTTTGTCCAAGCAACTCACAAAACTCGGTAGCCCCCATGCTCACAGCGAGAGCTCGATCTCGCGCGCGCGAGGAGACAAGTACCAAGCCAGATTTGCCTGAGAACTGTAGCTCTTTGGCGCGGCTCTCAAACGCAAGACGCGCAAGCGGAGTTGGAAAACACTTGCGCAGTTGGTTGCGGTCAAGCTTAGCCGAGCAAATCTGATCCGGAAATCAGGCGAGAAAGGCGAGGTCGAGAGGAATGATCGATCCATCCAGGCCACAGAACTTCAGCTCCGACGGGATCATCGCTCCGTTACGGTTTCGGACCTACCGACGCGTCTGGCTCGCCAGCCTGCTCGCCAATCTCGGCATCCTGATGCAAAGCGTCGGAGCGGCCTGGGCAATGACTCAGATGACGTCGTCCGCGGACCAGGTCGCACTGGTGCAGACGGCGCTCATGCTGCCGATAATGCTGATTGCGATGCCGGCTGGCGCTATTGCTGACATGCACGACCGTCGCATCGTGGCTCTGGTTGCGCTCTCGATTGAGCTTTGCGGCGCAGTCGCGCTAACCATAGTCGAATGGTCAGGTTTCACCACGCCGACACTGTTGCTGGTGCTTTGCTTTGTCATGGGCAGCGGCATGGCGTTGAGGGCGCCGGCTTGGCAATCCTCTGTCAGCGAGCAGGTGCCGCCCGCCACATTGCCGGCTGCGGTTGCGCTCAACGGAATCAGTTACAATATTGCGCGCAGCTTTGGGCCTGCAATCGGCGGTATCGTGGTTGCAACCGCGGGCGCAGTCGCAGCGTTCGCGCTGAACGCATGGTTCTATCTGCCACTGCTGGTCGCACTGTTCCTCTGGAAGCGTGTCGCCGAGCCCTCGCGGCTGCCGCGCGAACAACTGAGCCGCGCCATTGTCTCAGGCGTTCGCTATATCACCAACTCGCCATCCATCAAGATCGTGCTGACGCGCACGTTCCTAACGGGTATGATAGGCGGTTCGATTTCGGCGCTGATGCCGCTTATCGCGCGCGATCTCTTGCATGGAGGTGCGCAGACCTATGGCGTCATACTTGGCGCCTTCGGTCTTGGAGCGGTGGTCGGAGCGCTCTTTATAGGCGAGGTGCGCAAACGAATGAACGGCGAGGCCGCGGTGCGTGCCTGCGCTCTGTCGATGGGGGGCGCCATCGCTGCGGTCGCCCTGAGCGACAACCCGACTATGACAGCGGCCGCACTGCTTTTGGCCGGCGCGGTGTGGACGATGGCGCTGACGCTGTTCAACATTGGCGTACAGCTCTCCGCCCCCCGGTGGGTGGCTGGCCGATCGCTTGCGGCCTATCAGGCTGCAATCTCGGGCGGTATCGCGATCGGCAGCTGGGGCTGGGGGCGCCTCACCGATAGCGCAGGTGTTGAGGTCGCGCTGCTGGCTTCCTCGACGCTCATGCTACTCTCTCCGCTTCTAGGGCTCTGGCTTCGAATGCCACCCATCAGCGCAAGTGACCAGGATGCCGAGTCGCTGGCCGATCCCGAGGTACGGCTTGCGCTCACCGCGCGGAGTGGGCCGCTGGTAGTCGAGATCGAATATCGCGTCTCGCAAGAGAATGCGCGGGCCTTTCACGACGTAATGCAGGATGTGCAGCTATTGCGGCAACGCAACGGCGCCTATGGCTGGTCGATTGCGCGCGACATCGCCGACCCCGAACTATGGACCGAGCGCTATCACTGCCCGACATGGCTAGACTATTTGCGCCAGCGCAATCGCTCAACTCAGTCGGATCGCGCGCTAGATCGGCGCGCCGCGGCTTTCCATGTTGGTCCTGACCCGGTAC belongs to Bradyrhizobium icense and includes:
- a CDS encoding Lrp/AsnC family transcriptional regulator, whose product is MQYDRTDARILEIVQKNNRLTSEVIGEMAGLSATACQRRLKRLRSDGIIEADVSIVSPKAVGRPLQMLVLVSLERERTDIIDRFKKAIKSSAEVVNGFYVTGEADFVLYVTARTMDDYEQFTRRFFYENPNIKGFKTMVIVDRVKVGFAIPIESPED
- a CDS encoding MFS transporter, which encodes MIDPSRPQNFSSDGIIAPLRFRTYRRVWLASLLANLGILMQSVGAAWAMTQMTSSADQVALVQTALMLPIMLIAMPAGAIADMHDRRIVALVALSIELCGAVALTIVEWSGFTTPTLLLVLCFVMGSGMALRAPAWQSSVSEQVPPATLPAAVALNGISYNIARSFGPAIGGIVVATAGAVAAFALNAWFYLPLLVALFLWKRVAEPSRLPREQLSRAIVSGVRYITNSPSIKIVLTRTFLTGMIGGSISALMPLIARDLLHGGAQTYGVILGAFGLGAVVGALFIGEVRKRMNGEAAVRACALSMGGAIAAVALSDNPTMTAAALLLAGAVWTMALTLFNIGVQLSAPRWVAGRSLAAYQAAISGGIAIGSWGWGRLTDSAGVEVALLASSTLMLLSPLLGLWLRMPPISASDQDAESLADPEVRLALTARSGPLVVEIEYRVSQENARAFHDVMQDVQLLRQRNGAYGWSIARDIADPELWTERYHCPTWLDYLRQRNRSTQSDRALDRRAAAFHVGPDPVRVRRMLERPFGSVRWKEDVPDRTASEILPDNPKR